GTTCTAGCTGCTACTTCCGTCGCCGCGCGAACGCGCCCTTCAGGTCCTGCACGCGCGCCACGCCGAGCCACGAAGCGCTGAGCACAAACACTCCCACGAACACCGCGCCCCCCGCCACACCCTGCCCCAGCGCAAGCGGGATGGTTAGTTCATCTACGGCGAGATACTTTAGCGCAAGATATGTCGGCACGCCCGCCACGGCGGAAGCCGCGCAGGTGCGCGCGAGATAGTTCATCACCGGCACGAGCGAAACCTGCAGCCGCCGGAACAGCACCACCCAAAGTCCGAACGTGTAGACCAGCACGGCGATGGTGCTGGCGGCGGCCAGACCCAGATGCGCGTAGTGCCGCGCGCCAAGCCAATAAAGAGGCAGCGTAAGCAACGTCAGCCCCGAGCCCACCAACGTCGGGGTCAGCGTGTCGCCGAGCGCGTAGAACCCGCGCCCGATGATTCCTTGCGCGGCCCACGCGAAAGCCCCGAGGAGAAAGATGAGCATCACCGTGGCAGTCTGCTCGATGTCGGCGGGACCCATCTTCGTCCGCGAAAATAGTATGTACACCACCGGCTTGCTTAACAGGCCCAGCAGCAGCGACGCCGGGACCACGGTGAGGATCACGTGGCGCAGCGCGTTCTCAAGGCTGCCGTGCATCTCGTCCCATTTCTGCTGCGCCACGAGGCGCGCCATCTGCGGAAACGCGGCCACGCCCGCCGCCTGTCCGAACACGCCCACCACGATGCGCATGAGTTGCTTGCCGTAGCCCAGCCAACTGATCGACGCGGCGGCGAGATACGACCCGAACCAGCGCATCGCCCAGTCATCCACAATGATCACCGAGAAGCCCAGCATGATCGGCCAGGTCAGGTGCAGAAAGCGGTGAAAGCCGGGATGGCTCCAGTCGAGTGCAAGGCGGAAGCGCGCCGACACGCGCCACGCGCCGTAGATTTGCAGCAGGCAGTTGCCGAGCAGGCTGCCGGCGAGCACGCCCCAGGAGAACGCCTCCACGCCCATCCGCTCGGAGAACAGTACGCCGAACAGGATGATCATCCCGTTGTAGATGAGCGGCGCGAGCGAGGGAATCAGAAAACGGTTCTGCGCGTACTGCACCGCGCTCATCACACCGCCGATGAAGAAGAACGCCTGCGCGGGCAGCATGATGCGCGTCAGTCGCGTGACCATCTCCTGTTGCTCGGGCGCGAATCCCGGTGCCAGCCACCCTGTAAGCACCGGTGCGTAAATCTCGGCGACTACCAGCAGCGCCACCAACAACAGGCTCATGGTAGTCAGCACAGTCGAGAAAATACGCCAGGCCTCTTCCTCGCGCCGCGACATGAAATACTCAATGAATACCGGCACGAATGTAACGCTCAACGCGCCGCCCGCCAGCAGATAGTTGAGAATGTCCGGGATGGTGAAGGCGGCGTAGTAGGCGTCGGTCAGCGCGTTCGAGCCAACCTGAGCGGCGAGGACCCACTCGCGGAAGAATCCCAGCACGCGGCTGAGTAGCACGCTGACAGTGACAATCATCGTCGCGCGCAGGAACATCTGCCGCCCCTGTGCGGACATTCCCGCGTCGGGTTTATTCGTTGCAGGCGATTTGGATTCAGGTGTGCTCACGAAATCACAATGGAGGCATCGGTGCAGAACGCGGGGCCTCGTGTTCGATGATGCTATACTTTTGTTGGCGGCGAAAGTACCAGCGACCCCGCCAATGGCGGACGTTCTATCGCCGCCAACAGCCTTATGCGAGCTTATTTTGACCACAACGCGACCACGCCCATCGAGCCGGTTGTCCTGGACGCGATGCTGCCCTACCTGCGCCATGAGTTCGGCAACGCCTCCAGCATCCACACGCCCGGCCAACGCGCCCGCGCAGCCGTCGAGCGCGCCCGCACGCAGACCGCCGCGCTGATCGGCGCTCATTCGGAGGAAATTATCTTCACCAGCGGCGGCACGGAGTCGGACAATTTAGCCATTTTGGGCGTTGCTCGCGCCAACCGTTCTTCGCGCAGGCACATCATCACTACCGCGATTGAGCACCACGCCGTGCTCCATCCCTGCCGCGCCCTCGGGCAGAAATCGTTTGATGTTACTTATCTTTCCCCGGATCAGCATGGCTTCGTGACTCCCGAATCGCTTCGCGCCGCGATCCGACCAGAAACATTGCTGGTTTCCATCATGCACGCCAACAATGAAACCGGTGCGATTCAGCCCATCGCGGAACTAGCCGCCATCGCGCATCGGGCCGGCTCGTTGTTTCACACCGACGCGGTGCAGAGCGCCGGCAAGATTCCCACCGACGTCCCTACCCTTGGCGTGGATTTGCTTTCGCTGAGCGCACACAAATTTTACGGCCCAAAGGGTGTCGGCGCGCTCTTCCTGAAGACCGGCGTCGCGCTGGAGCCGCTCCTGCACGGTGGACACAACTTCGGCGAGCCTCGTCCCGGCACGGAAAACGTGGCGGGCATTGTGGGTCTCGGAGCCGCCGCGCAGTTCGCCACCAAACACATGCAGAATGATGCAGTCCAAATCCGCGCGTTGCGCGATCAGATCGAGAGCACGATGCTAAGGGAGTTCCCGCGGGATATCTGCCTTCCCAACTTCCCTCTGTTGCCTGGAGCGGAGAGTGATGGCGCACGGATGCCGAATACCACGAACTTCTCTTTCCAGGGAGTGGATGGCGAGGCGATGGTGATTGCGCTCGACCTGTCGGGATTTTCCTGCTCGACTGGTTCAGCCTGTTCATCGGGCACGGTGGAGCCGTCGCATGTCTTGTTGGCGCTGGGCCGCTCGCCGCAGATGGCGCGCGGAGGACTCCGCATCAGCCTGGGCCGCCACAATACCAACGCGGAAGTCGACTCACTTGCTCGCGTGCTCATCGATGCCGTGCGGCGGTTGCGCGCGCTGTCTCCTGATGCTGTGGAATCGGTAAGATGAAAACCTGCTTACTTACTAAGTTATAACTATGAGCTGCGACCCACTCACTCCAGATACTCTACTCACTCTGCGCAATGACCTCGCTGCTCTGCCGAGGCAGAGTGGCGAAGGCCCCTTTGTCGCCGTCGGCATGAGCGGTGGTGTCGATAGTTCCACGGTTGCCGCCATTCTCCACGGCAATGGCTGCCGTGTTGTCGGCCTGACAATGCAACTCTATGATCAGCGCCGCAATGCCGCCAGTGTTGACGATCATGCCGCTGCGCCAACTAAGGTCTCAGGCCGCTGCTGCTCCGGCAGCGATGTTTACGATGCCCGGCGCGTCGCCGAGCATCTCGACTTCCCGTTCTATGTGCTGAACTTCCAGAACCAGTTTGAGAAGTCAGTGATTAAGCCATTCGTCGCGGAGTATCTGGCGGGCCGCACTCCCATCCCGTGCACGCTCTGCAACAACCACGTCAAGTTCGAAGACTTGATGCGGACGGCGCGGCAGATTGGCGCGGACTATCTCGCCACCGGTCACTATGCCCGCGTGGAGCATGATGCAACACGCGGCCGCTATCTGCTGCTCCGCGCCGTGGATGAGTCAAAAGATCAGACTTACTTTCTTTTTGGACTCACTCAGGAACAACTCAGCCGCACGTTATTCCCTCTCGGGGGAATGCGCAAAACGGAAGTGCGCGAGATCGCGGCAAAGCACACTCTCCCCGTGGCGCAAAAGCCGGAGAGCCAGGAAATATGTTTCGTCCCTGACGGCGATTACCAAGGATTTATCCGTAAGTTCAACAACGACTCGTCCAGTGAAATTCCGGCCCATGAAGGAGACATCGTCGGCAAGGATGGACGAGTGATGGCGCGCCACAGCGGCGTTGAGAATTTCACAGTCGGCCAGCGCAAAGGACTCGGCATCGCCACGGGATCGCCGCTCTACGTTATTTCACTCGACCGCGACACTCAGCAGGTGCGCGTCGGTGATGACAGCGAGCTGCTGGCGCGCAGCTTCATCGTGCGCGACGTCAACTGGATTGCCTACGCAGCCGCGCCCGCGCGGTTACAGGCGACGGTGAAGATTCGCCACCAGCATGTCGCGGCGCCCGCCACGCTGCACGTCATTGACGAAAGCGGTCGCGTGCGCATCGAGTTCGACTCACCCCAGCGAGCGATCACGCCAGGCCAAGCCGCCGTGTTCTACGAAGGCGATGTCGTCGCCGGCGGCGGATGGATTGAGTCAGCCAGCGATTGACTCACTCAGGACCTCTCACCCGACAACTCATCGACCTCCGATAATATATAAGCGCCACGAGTGCCCTCCGTGGACTCAAAAGAGGAAACGGCTAATCCCGCAGCGAAGGCTTCCTGAAACTTAATACGGAGATGCTGCTGGATGCTCGCCGTTGAGTGAGACGAGTCACTCGCATCAATTGAGTGAGTCAGACTAAAGTCTATTCTACTGGCAGATGGTGTCACTAACTGGAGTGAGCCATTCGCCGCGGCGCGCACGCGCGCGGAATCGAGCCACCACTCGGCGACGAGTCGGTCCGTGGGCAGGCCGCGATGCAGCGGGCTGGAACTGATTCCGTAGATGTTCGGCAGGTAGCGGCGGGCGATGGCGCCCAGCCGGTTCAGATTCAGCGCCGCGTTCTTCCATTCGAGCGGATCAAAGGTCCACTCGATCCGCTTGATCCCGCGCGCCAGGGCCTCGCGCCGCTGCTCCCACTTGAGCTGCTGGCCAACTCCGGCACGGCGAAACTCAGGCAGCACGGCCAGCATGTGCGAGTGCAGATAGAGTTGCGCACCATGCAGCGCGGGAATGGCCAGGCAAAATCCTGCCATACGCCCACTCGGCGCAAATGCCGCGATCACCTGGCCCTCCACTTTTCGCGCGACAACGAACATGCGCACCGGGATTAGGTCGCGGTCGTCGAAGCCCCACACAGACTTCTGTAACTCCACGCATTGGCGAAAGTCGTCGATGGTGTGGCAGTGGCGTATCTCGAATTGTGAGTCAGTGGTCATTGAATGTGACTCATATTACGGTTCTTGTGACTCAATCAGGACCGCTCCCTTCCGGTTGCGGCTCTGTTAGCGCGGCGCGCCATACATGGACTGCTTGGCCTGATTCCAAAGCGCGTCCATTTCGGCTAGACTCGATTCGCGCGGCGTTCTGCCTTGCTTCTTCAACTCGCGCTCGATCCACTGGAAACGGCGGCGGAATTTGCGGTTTGTGGTGCGTAGCGCGCTCTCGGGATCAACTTTTAGGAATCGCGCGGCGTTGACGGCGGTGAACAGCAGGTCGCCGACTTCGGCCTCGATGCGCGCCTGCAATTCTTGTTGGCCCGCAGATGGCGGAGCGGCGTTTGGCGTGGGCTGCTTCTGCCGCGCCTCGGCCTCCAGCTCGCGCGTTTCCTCCTGCATCTTCTCGAGAATGCCGTCGAGCGACGGCCAGTCGAACCCGACATGCGCGGCGCGCGAGCTGAGTTGATACGCCTCCATCAGCGATGGGATGTTCGACGAAACGCCCTCCAGCACGGACTCAGGTGCGTGATACTGTTCGCCACGCTCGGCCATGCGTTTTTTCTTTTCTTCCGCTTTCAGCAACTCCCATTTTTTCAGAACGTCGGCGGCGGTGGCGGCATCACCATCGGCGAAGACGTGCGGGTGGCGCGCGACCATCTTCGCGTGGATGCGCTCGATGACGTCTTCAATGTTGAAGCGGCCCTCTTCCTGCGCCATGCGCGCGAAGAAAACGACTTGCAGCATCAGGTCGCCCAGCTCGCCGGTGAGTTCGTCCCAGTCGCGCTCGGCGATGGCATCCAGTACTTCATAGGTCTCTTCGAGCAGGAACGGCTTGATGGAATCGAACGTCTGCTCGCGATCCCACGGGCAGCCGCCGGGGCCGCGCAGCCGCGCCATTAGCTCTACGAGCTTCGGAAAGTTTTCGCCTGTCATTCAGATGAACCTCGTGATGGCCGACGGAAAAGCGGGTCCCTCGCGTTGCTCGGGATGACGACCATAAAAATAATTGCTGAGACAACTTACTATTGTTTCGCGGAATCGCTATGCGGGTAAAGAGGAAAGAAACGCGTCGAGCGCGCGATGGAAGGCCTGCTCCTGCTCGACTTGTGGATAGTGGCCGCAGGGCGAGAGCATTTCGAGACGCGCGCCCGTGATGCCGTCAGCGAGAAAGCGGCAGAAGTTTTCGGGAGCCATCTTGTCCGCGTCGCCGCCGATGACCAGCGTTGGCACTTTGATCTCAGGCAGGCGCGCCATCACATCGAAATTGTTGTTGGCCTGGAAATCGCCGTAGGTGGCCTGCGCGCTGGCGTCGCCGATCATGCTCTCGAGCGTGCGAACGACGAGCGCGGGAATATCAGGATGGACCATCTGCGCGGCGGGAATAATGTGGGTGTGCGCAGGCTTACGGTTGCCAAACTCTGCGGCGGTTTTCGCGGCCGCCTCAATAAAGTCGGGACGCATCTTCAGGCGCGCACCCGTGGCGACCAGGACCAGCGCGCGCACGCGCGCGGGATGATTGAGCGCTAACGTCAGAGCGACACCGCCGCCCATCGAGTGGCCGACGACCACCGCGCGCGCCATGCTCGCTTGATCCATCAGGCGACAGATTTCGTCGGCGTTGGCTTCGTGGCGGTCGTTGCCCGTCTCGGCAAGACGCGCGCCGTGGCCCGGCAGATTGATTGCCAGTGTGCGATGGTTTCCCGCGTAGTGAGTCGTTTGTAGTGACCACGCCGCTGAGCTGTCTCCCGCGCCGTGAATGAAAACCAGGTATGCCATTGTTGGATTCCTTTTCTATATTAATTGTCATTCCGAGCGGAGCGAGGAATCTGCTGTGCGTCCATGTGGCGATCGATAAAGCGGATTCCTCGCTCCGCTCGGAATGACAATTAAAGCAGTCATTCAAGAGAATCACGCGCGGGCTTCGGCGCGCATCTTATCGGCGATGA
This sequence is a window from Acidobacteriota bacterium. Protein-coding genes within it:
- a CDS encoding alpha/beta fold hydrolase encodes the protein MAYLVFIHGAGDSSAAWSLQTTHYAGNHRTLAINLPGHGARLAETGNDRHEANADEICRLMDQASMARAVVVGHSMGGGVALTLALNHPARVRALVLVATGARLKMRPDFIEAAAKTAAEFGNRKPAHTHIIPAAQMVHPDIPALVVRTLESMIGDASAQATYGDFQANNNFDVMARLPEIKVPTLVIGGDADKMAPENFCRFLADGITGARLEMLSPCGHYPQVEQEQAFHRALDAFLSSLPA
- a CDS encoding GNAT family N-acetyltransferase — translated: MTTDSQFEIRHCHTIDDFRQCVELQKSVWGFDDRDLIPVRMFVVARKVEGQVIAAFAPSGRMAGFCLAIPALHGAQLYLHSHMLAVLPEFRRAGVGQQLKWEQRREALARGIKRIEWTFDPLEWKNAALNLNRLGAIARRYLPNIYGISSSPLHRGLPTDRLVAEWWLDSARVRAAANGSLQLVTPSASRIDFSLTHSIDASDSSHSTASIQQHLRIKFQEAFAAGLAVSSFESTEGTRGAYILSEVDELSGERS
- a CDS encoding cysteine desulfurase; the protein is MRAYFDHNATTPIEPVVLDAMLPYLRHEFGNASSIHTPGQRARAAVERARTQTAALIGAHSEEIIFTSGGTESDNLAILGVARANRSSRRHIITTAIEHHAVLHPCRALGQKSFDVTYLSPDQHGFVTPESLRAAIRPETLLVSIMHANNETGAIQPIAELAAIAHRAGSLFHTDAVQSAGKIPTDVPTLGVDLLSLSAHKFYGPKGVGALFLKTGVALEPLLHGGHNFGEPRPGTENVAGIVGLGAAAQFATKHMQNDAVQIRALRDQIESTMLREFPRDICLPNFPLLPGAESDGARMPNTTNFSFQGVDGEAMVIALDLSGFSCSTGSACSSGTVEPSHVLLALGRSPQMARGGLRISLGRHNTNAEVDSLARVLIDAVRRLRALSPDAVESVR
- the murJ gene encoding murein biosynthesis integral membrane protein MurJ; the encoded protein is MAQVGQHRVQDNRLDGRGRVVVKISSHKAVGGDRTSAIGGVAGTFAANKSIASSNTRPRVLHRCLHCDFVSTPESKSPATNKPDAGMSAQGRQMFLRATMIVTVSVLLSRVLGFFREWVLAAQVGSNALTDAYYAAFTIPDILNYLLAGGALSVTFVPVFIEYFMSRREEEAWRIFSTVLTTMSLLLVALLVVAEIYAPVLTGWLAPGFAPEQQEMVTRLTRIMLPAQAFFFIGGVMSAVQYAQNRFLIPSLAPLIYNGMIILFGVLFSERMGVEAFSWGVLAGSLLGNCLLQIYGAWRVSARFRLALDWSHPGFHRFLHLTWPIMLGFSVIIVDDWAMRWFGSYLAAASISWLGYGKQLMRIVVGVFGQAAGVAAFPQMARLVAQQKWDEMHGSLENALRHVILTVVPASLLLGLLSKPVVYILFSRTKMGPADIEQTATVMLIFLLGAFAWAAQGIIGRGFYALGDTLTPTLVGSGLTLLTLPLYWLGARHYAHLGLAAASTIAVLVYTFGLWVVLFRRLQVSLVPVMNYLARTCAASAVAGVPTYLALKYLAVDELTIPLALGQGVAGGAVFVGVFVLSASWLGVARVQDLKGAFARRRK
- the mnmA gene encoding tRNA 2-thiouridine(34) synthase MnmA, coding for MSCDPLTPDTLLTLRNDLAALPRQSGEGPFVAVGMSGGVDSSTVAAILHGNGCRVVGLTMQLYDQRRNAASVDDHAAAPTKVSGRCCSGSDVYDARRVAEHLDFPFYVLNFQNQFEKSVIKPFVAEYLAGRTPIPCTLCNNHVKFEDLMRTARQIGADYLATGHYARVEHDATRGRYLLLRAVDESKDQTYFLFGLTQEQLSRTLFPLGGMRKTEVREIAAKHTLPVAQKPESQEICFVPDGDYQGFIRKFNNDSSSEIPAHEGDIVGKDGRVMARHSGVENFTVGQRKGLGIATGSPLYVISLDRDTQQVRVGDDSELLARSFIVRDVNWIAYAAAPARLQATVKIRHQHVAAPATLHVIDESGRVRIEFDSPQRAITPGQAAVFYEGDVVAGGGWIESASD
- a CDS encoding nucleoside triphosphate pyrophosphohydrolase — its product is MTGENFPKLVELMARLRGPGGCPWDREQTFDSIKPFLLEETYEVLDAIAERDWDELTGELGDLMLQVVFFARMAQEEGRFNIEDVIERIHAKMVARHPHVFADGDAATAADVLKKWELLKAEEKKKRMAERGEQYHAPESVLEGVSSNIPSLMEAYQLSSRAAHVGFDWPSLDGILEKMQEETRELEAEARQKQPTPNAAPPSAGQQELQARIEAEVGDLLFTAVNAARFLKVDPESALRTTNRKFRRRFQWIERELKKQGRTPRESSLAEMDALWNQAKQSMYGAPR